A stretch of the Leguminivora glycinivorella isolate SPB_JAAS2020 chromosome 2, LegGlyc_1.1, whole genome shotgun sequence genome encodes the following:
- the LOC125242409 gene encoding uncharacterized protein LOC125242409 isoform X8: MNYDKRTALGLIADKPDVNFAEADMESFKTEDIHALLMTANLPHDTITDDRTHDGEESVGSINTMSICKSELLFSPVKEHGVHFSVDSLDCSLPAEQDLILTCQANKDNYTIAFEGSLTVYSEDSECHEFAVNQKHDKLDKQEDNATLDERTRRNLELLERCKKLTNKLTTSMARSDLGLTTWSKLKKQTNHSPLRRHPSGNNNEDSHEATDATSDMSNSVIKSQSLPNLYRRKIMSSSINSAALSNSTVDSFTTNQRLMGTPTCMKVYDVSQHRSTHGSQHSEPMSTSSTENQSSSDKSQPKQAFSLVKLFMKQKSNDGVVGLDQIDRSECWPSSSGGESGDSMGEPKDDSKMSMRSQMELPCDVAEEGSAIYDEIPPSNPYNNRVYDEVIEEEDNDGVKLSDSESNLYATVNKRHSKRTNVNMVNSPSRLRSNKKSYSSQSSNTSVSISSCSESDGTQITKMNRLLQREPFDNKSTSTHLETTTIDKSMQTSTLQMSNISHEREIFKVVEPSFLEKLKEGDCEKPVFILYPNYTLPDISFLNGRPNIYLNPVKVNVSPKSSEIKRNRLNVKGKRPFSCNDVEMLKKKGLGHIKDWDSLNFLLPTECKQMLSELPELMQNVREKECGTKCDKYCNATPKSKGRPMSCDCNNLAGHNTTVSSSSSTATQPSSGYRGSSTMLTDSSAQPSPAPHGTFNPLFVYRYDSATSSEASHTDGHRTKRSLSAAEQARHAKQGEHAPPRPPLPKSILRKSMDKTRKTSTPSKRYSMFEMDELLQDPIVCMTAATEHKTKRRSLQEPYYLQNQTTEYRKNNDLAAKRLSQQFLDAAEKDADYNELFQDEGVGTESSLESGKSNELKYHRPHTPPMPKPRTKKTEYTEFPPPGALISSADLQQLEEFLKLSGFNCQNMDEWDQNQVQKGKNLAEIPICEEAEISPDEFGSPLHHDSRGKYDLIDLSQKRALVSNVTDAVEMLIQHFSSATDQAELAFLGDSKQSPACAKIALNALCPALYAVFRDGLKDNIETSFGAVNNSVWQMVETTARQGPITKSLNELVLRINSEDAVTEGLVKFNAFILGLLNAQSVDAWVSYVRTRESVLSKAYNADSLLLAGVQSPRCRALLDSLQAALEPLRLLPFSLDLMFEMRELHRSFKKIESDMRAASRPTSINTPPLTLNQRNLLKLVRSMQSSGLSSDDCQTSVIMRHKEPKNKEPSTPDLLNDSANVKTAVEKNRPRSCVNPSAIGYDLCPNNSRIELLENNRRWSGVQLGSKLMQAFDRLVFDDSDDYTDSLETNKPARPAAAAAADSSWSAVAKNGGQARPAADKARRPAATQVASSASCNSSGSCSATPRAPLHHLEKHPPQRRAALKFRGPCRHPCGRRRPPSPSPPRMPTGASRCRCARAHPRRRAPLRARPPEPPPPSGRSPPTGRREWTGCTRRRRRGPPRCRTAARRRPPRRAAPPPPPPPATTPPRRTRNTNT; this comes from the exons ACAAATTGGATAAGCAAGAAGATAATGCAACGCTAGATGAAAGAACACGCAGGAATTTAGAATTATTAGAAAGATGTAAGAAACTAACCAATAAGCTAACTACTTCTATGGCTAGGAGCGATTTAGGATTAACTACTTGGAGTAAGCTTAAGAAACAGACCAACCATTCGCCTTTAAGAAG GCACCCTTCAGGGAACAACAATGAGGATTCACATGAAGCGACCGATGCCACAAGTGATATGAGCAACTCGGTTATCAAGAGCCAAAGTCTGCCAAACCTGTACAGAAGGAAGATTATGAGCAGTTCCATCAACTCGGCTGCTCTCAGCAACTCAACG GTCGACTCTTTCACCACCAATCAAAGGTTAATGGGTACTCCGACCTGCATGAAAGTGTACGATGTATCGCAACACCGTTCTACGCACGGAAGTCAGCATTCGGAACCAATGAGTACCTCCTCTACCGAAAACCAGTCATCTTCAGACAAAAGTCAACCAAAACAGGCCTTCAGCCTGGTAAAACTGTTTATGAAACAAAAAAGCAATGATGGCGTAGTAGGATTGGATCAAATAGACAGGTCAGAATGCTGGCCATCTAGCTCCGGTGGTGAAAGTGGAGACTCTATGGGAGAGCCAAAAGATGACTCCAAAATGTCAATGCGTTCTCAAATGGAATTGCCATGTGATGTAGCGGAAGAGGGTTCAGCAATTTACGATGAGATTCCACCTAGCAACCCGTACAATAATAGAGTTTATGACGAAGTAATAGAAGAAGAAGACAATGATGGCGTTAAATTAAGCGATAGCGAATCCAACCTTTATGCAACAGTAAACAAACGCCACTCAAAGAGAACTAACGTCAATATGGTGAATAGTCCTTCAAGACTGAGAAGTAATAAGAAATCATATTCTTCCCAATCGTCGAACACTAGTGTTAGTATATCGAGTTGCTCTGAGTCAGATGGAACCCAGATTACAAAAATGAATCGATTATTGCAAAGAGAGCCTTTTGATAACAAATCTACGTCTACTCATCTCGAGACCACCACTATTGACAAAAGTATGCAGACGTCCACGTTACAAATGTCGAACATATCCCATGAACGTGAAATATTCAAGGTAGTGGAACCCTCGTTTCTCGAGAAACTTAAAGAAGGAGACTGCGAGAAACCTGTGTTTATACTATACCCTAACTACACGCTTCCCGATATAAGTTTTCTGAACGGCAGACCAAATATTTACCTGAATCCTGTAAAAGTAAACGTCTCGCCTAAATCGAGCGAAATCAAGAGGAACAGACTGAACGTTAAAGGTAAACGACCATTTTCTTGCAACGACGTGGAGATGCTAAAAAAGAAGGGGCTCGGGCACATAAAAGATTGGGATTCACTAAACTTTTTGCTACCCACAGAATGCAAGCAAATGCTATCAGAGTTACCCGAACTGATGCAAAACGTAAGAGAAAAAGAGTGCGGAACAAAATGCGATAAATACTGTAACGCGACACCTAAATCCAAGGGCAGGCCTATGAGCTGCGACTGCAACAACCTGGCCGGCCACAACACCACCGTGTCGTCCAGCTCCAGCACCGCCACGCAGCCCTCGTCCGGCTACCGCGGCTCCTCCACCATGCTCACCGACTCCTCCGCGCAGCCCAGCCCCGCGCCGCACGGCACCTTCAACCCGCTCTTCGTCTACCGCTACGACAGCGCCACCAGCTCCGAGGCCAGCCACACCGACGGCCACAGGACCAAGCGCTCGCTGTCGGCGGCCGAGCAGGCTCGGCACGCCAAGCAGGGCGAGCACGCCCCTCCGAGACCCCCCCTGCCTAAAAGCATTTTGCGCAAGTCGATGGACAAAACGCGTAAAACGAGCACGCCGTCGAAACGTTACAGTATGTTCGAAATGGACGAGCTTTTGCAGGACCCCATTGTTTGTATGACGGCTGCGACTGAACACAAAACGAAGAGAAGGTCGCTGCAGGAaccttattatttacaaaaccaGACCACAGAATATAGGAAAAATAATGATTTAGCAGCCAAAAGATTATCGCAGCAATTTCTCGATGCGGCCGAAAAAGATGCCGACTATAATGAACTTTTCCAAGATGAAGGTGTCGGTACAGAGAGTAGCCTAGAATCGGGCAAATCGAATGAATTGAAATACCACAGGCCTCATACGCCCCCGATGCCTAAACCGAGAACAAAGAAAACTGAGTACACGGAGTTCCCTCCACCAGGCGCTCTGATCAGCAGCGCTGATCTGCAACAATTAGAAGAGTTTTTGAAATTAAGCGGCTTTAATTGCCAAAATATGGATGAGTGGGACCAAAATCAGGTCCAAAAG GGTAAAAACTTGGCGGAGATACCAATTTGTGAAGAAGCTGAAATAAGCCCAGATGAATTCGGCAGCCCGTTACACCACGATAGCAGAGGGAAATACGACTTGATTGATTTGTCACAAAAGAGAG ccttAGTCTCAAATGTAACGGACGCAGTGGAAATGTTGATCCAACACTTCTCCTCGGCCACTGACCAAGCTGAGTTGGCCTTCCTAGGAGACTCTAAACAGTCTCCTGCCTGCGCTAAAATTGCCCTAAATGCCCTTTGCCCGGCTTTATACGCCGTTTTCAGGGACGGCCTGAAGGACAACATTGAAACCTCCTTTGGAGCCGTAAACAACTCTGTGTGGCAAATGGTCGAGACTACAGCAAGACAGGGGCCGATAACAAAATCCTTGAACGAGTTGGTGTTGAGAATCAATAGTGAGGATGCTGTCACGGAGGGGCTGGTTAAATTCAACGCCTTCATTCTGGGACTATTGAA CGCGCAATCGGTGGACGCGTGGGTATCATACGTGCGCACACGAGAGTCGGTGCTGAGCAAAGCGTACAACGCGGACTCACTTCTACTCGCCGGGGTGCAGTCGCCGCGCTGCCGCGCCCTGCTGGATTCACTGCAGGCCGCGCTGGAGCCGCTGCGGCTGCTGCCCTTCTCGCTCGACCTCATGTTCGAGATGCGGGAGTTGCACCGCAGCTTCAAGAAGATCGAGAGTGACATGCGCGCTGCTAGTCGG CCTACCTCGATTAACACCCCACCACTAACACTGAACCAGCGGAATCTACTGAAACTGGTGCGCTCCATGCAATCGAGCGGGCTTTCGAGCGACGACTGTCAAACCAGCGTTATTATGAGGCACAAGGAGCCTAAAAATAAGGAGCCATCCACCCCGGACCTTCTGAACGACTCCGCTAACGTAAAGACCGCGGTAGAGAAAAACAGACCCCGCTCCTGCGTGAATCCTTCGGCGATAGGGTACGACCTGTGTCCGAACAACAGCAGGATAGAGTTATTAGAGAACAACCGGCGCTGGTCCGGGGTGCAGCTGGGCTCGAAGCTGATGCAGGCGTTCGACCGGCTGGTGTTCGACGACAGCGACGACTACACGGACAGCCTGGAGACCAACAAGCCGGCgcggcccgccgccgccgccgccgccgactcAAG CTGGAGTGCAGTGGCGAAGAATGGCGGCCAGGCTCGGCCAGCAGCGGACAAAGCGCGGCGGCCAGCGGCCACTCAGGTGGCAAGTTCCGCAAGCTGCAACTCAAGTGGGAGCTGCTCAGCAACGCCGAGAGCCCCTCTTCACCATCTG GAGAAACATCCCCCGCAGCGACGCGCGGCTCTAAAATTCCGCGGCCCGTGTCGTCACCCGTGCGGCCGGCGGCGCCCGCCGTCACCGAGCCCGCCAAGAATGCCCACAG GGGCATCCCGGTGCCGGTGCGCAAGGGCACATCCCCGACGGCGAGCACCGCTGCGCGCACGCCCGCCAGAGCCACCTCCGCCAAGCGGCCGCAGCCCGCCAACAG GACGTCGCGAGTGGACGGGCTGCACGCGTCGCCGGCGCCGCGGCCCGCCTCGCTGCCGTAcggccgcgcgccgccgcccgccgcgccgcgccgcgccgcctccTCCTCCGCCGCCCGCCACCACTCCGCCACGACGCACCAGAAACACAA ATACGTGA
- the LOC125242409 gene encoding uncharacterized protein LOC125242409 isoform X9, translating into MGVTDEHDWESYNGYYSGEESVGSINTMSICKSELLFSPVKEHGVHFSVDSLDCSLPAEQDLILTCQANKDNYTIAFEGSLTVYSEDSECHEFAVNQKHDKLDKQEDNATLDERTRRNLELLERCKKLTNKLTTSMARSDLGLTTWSKLKKQTNHSPLRRHPSGNNNEDSHEATDATSDMSNSVIKSQSLPNLYRRKIMSSSINSAALSNSTVDSFTTNQRLMGTPTCMKVYDVSQHRSTHGSQHSEPMSTSSTENQSSSDKSQPKQAFSLVKLFMKQKSNDGVVGLDQIDRSECWPSSSGGESGDSMGEPKDDSKMSMRSQMELPCDVAEEGSAIYDEIPPSNPYNNRVYDEVIEEEDNDGVKLSDSESNLYATVNKRHSKRTNVNMVNSPSRLRSNKKSYSSQSSNTSVSISSCSESDGTQITKMNRLLQREPFDNKSTSTHLETTTIDKSMQTSTLQMSNISHEREIFKVVEPSFLEKLKEGDCEKPVFILYPNYTLPDISFLNGRPNIYLNPVKVNVSPKSSEIKRNRLNVKGKRPFSCNDVEMLKKKGLGHIKDWDSLNFLLPTECKQMLSELPELMQNVREKECGTKCDKYCNATPKSKGRPMSCDCNNLAGHNTTVSSSSSTATQPSSGYRGSSTMLTDSSAQPSPAPHGTFNPLFVYRYDSATSSEASHTDGHRTKRSLSAAEQARHAKQGEHAPPRPPLPKSILRKSMDKTRKTSTPSKRYSMFEMDELLQDPIVCMTAATEHKTKRRSLQEPYYLQNQTTEYRKNNDLAAKRLSQQFLDAAEKDADYNELFQDEGVGTESSLESGKSNELKYHRPHTPPMPKPRTKKTEYTEFPPPGALISSADLQQLEEFLKLSGFNCQNMDEWDQNQVQKGKNLAEIPICEEAEISPDEFGSPLHHDSRGKYDLIDLSQKRALVSNVTDAVEMLIQHFSSATDQAELAFLGDSKQSPACAKIALNALCPALYAVFRDGLKDNIETSFGAVNNSVWQMVETTARQGPITKSLNELVLRINSEDAVTEGLVKFNAFILGLLNAQSVDAWVSYVRTRESVLSKAYNADSLLLAGVQSPRCRALLDSLQAALEPLRLLPFSLDLMFEMRELHRSFKKIESDMRAASRPTSINTPPLTLNQRNLLKLVRSMQSSGLSSDDCQTSVIMRHKEPKNKEPSTPDLLNDSANVKTAVEKNRPRSCVNPSAIGYDLCPNNSRIELLENNRRWSGVQLGSKLMQAFDRLVFDDSDDYTDSLETNKPARPAAAAAADSSWSAVAKNGGQARPAADKARRPAATQVASSASCNSSGSCSATPRAPLHHLEKHPPQRRAALKFRGPCRHPCGRRRPPSPSPPRMPTGASRCRCARAHPRRRAPLRARPPEPPPPSGRSPPTGRREWTGCTRRRRRGPPRCRTAARRRPPRRAAPPPPPPPATTPPRRTRNTNT; encoded by the exons ACAAATTGGATAAGCAAGAAGATAATGCAACGCTAGATGAAAGAACACGCAGGAATTTAGAATTATTAGAAAGATGTAAGAAACTAACCAATAAGCTAACTACTTCTATGGCTAGGAGCGATTTAGGATTAACTACTTGGAGTAAGCTTAAGAAACAGACCAACCATTCGCCTTTAAGAAG GCACCCTTCAGGGAACAACAATGAGGATTCACATGAAGCGACCGATGCCACAAGTGATATGAGCAACTCGGTTATCAAGAGCCAAAGTCTGCCAAACCTGTACAGAAGGAAGATTATGAGCAGTTCCATCAACTCGGCTGCTCTCAGCAACTCAACG GTCGACTCTTTCACCACCAATCAAAGGTTAATGGGTACTCCGACCTGCATGAAAGTGTACGATGTATCGCAACACCGTTCTACGCACGGAAGTCAGCATTCGGAACCAATGAGTACCTCCTCTACCGAAAACCAGTCATCTTCAGACAAAAGTCAACCAAAACAGGCCTTCAGCCTGGTAAAACTGTTTATGAAACAAAAAAGCAATGATGGCGTAGTAGGATTGGATCAAATAGACAGGTCAGAATGCTGGCCATCTAGCTCCGGTGGTGAAAGTGGAGACTCTATGGGAGAGCCAAAAGATGACTCCAAAATGTCAATGCGTTCTCAAATGGAATTGCCATGTGATGTAGCGGAAGAGGGTTCAGCAATTTACGATGAGATTCCACCTAGCAACCCGTACAATAATAGAGTTTATGACGAAGTAATAGAAGAAGAAGACAATGATGGCGTTAAATTAAGCGATAGCGAATCCAACCTTTATGCAACAGTAAACAAACGCCACTCAAAGAGAACTAACGTCAATATGGTGAATAGTCCTTCAAGACTGAGAAGTAATAAGAAATCATATTCTTCCCAATCGTCGAACACTAGTGTTAGTATATCGAGTTGCTCTGAGTCAGATGGAACCCAGATTACAAAAATGAATCGATTATTGCAAAGAGAGCCTTTTGATAACAAATCTACGTCTACTCATCTCGAGACCACCACTATTGACAAAAGTATGCAGACGTCCACGTTACAAATGTCGAACATATCCCATGAACGTGAAATATTCAAGGTAGTGGAACCCTCGTTTCTCGAGAAACTTAAAGAAGGAGACTGCGAGAAACCTGTGTTTATACTATACCCTAACTACACGCTTCCCGATATAAGTTTTCTGAACGGCAGACCAAATATTTACCTGAATCCTGTAAAAGTAAACGTCTCGCCTAAATCGAGCGAAATCAAGAGGAACAGACTGAACGTTAAAGGTAAACGACCATTTTCTTGCAACGACGTGGAGATGCTAAAAAAGAAGGGGCTCGGGCACATAAAAGATTGGGATTCACTAAACTTTTTGCTACCCACAGAATGCAAGCAAATGCTATCAGAGTTACCCGAACTGATGCAAAACGTAAGAGAAAAAGAGTGCGGAACAAAATGCGATAAATACTGTAACGCGACACCTAAATCCAAGGGCAGGCCTATGAGCTGCGACTGCAACAACCTGGCCGGCCACAACACCACCGTGTCGTCCAGCTCCAGCACCGCCACGCAGCCCTCGTCCGGCTACCGCGGCTCCTCCACCATGCTCACCGACTCCTCCGCGCAGCCCAGCCCCGCGCCGCACGGCACCTTCAACCCGCTCTTCGTCTACCGCTACGACAGCGCCACCAGCTCCGAGGCCAGCCACACCGACGGCCACAGGACCAAGCGCTCGCTGTCGGCGGCCGAGCAGGCTCGGCACGCCAAGCAGGGCGAGCACGCCCCTCCGAGACCCCCCCTGCCTAAAAGCATTTTGCGCAAGTCGATGGACAAAACGCGTAAAACGAGCACGCCGTCGAAACGTTACAGTATGTTCGAAATGGACGAGCTTTTGCAGGACCCCATTGTTTGTATGACGGCTGCGACTGAACACAAAACGAAGAGAAGGTCGCTGCAGGAaccttattatttacaaaaccaGACCACAGAATATAGGAAAAATAATGATTTAGCAGCCAAAAGATTATCGCAGCAATTTCTCGATGCGGCCGAAAAAGATGCCGACTATAATGAACTTTTCCAAGATGAAGGTGTCGGTACAGAGAGTAGCCTAGAATCGGGCAAATCGAATGAATTGAAATACCACAGGCCTCATACGCCCCCGATGCCTAAACCGAGAACAAAGAAAACTGAGTACACGGAGTTCCCTCCACCAGGCGCTCTGATCAGCAGCGCTGATCTGCAACAATTAGAAGAGTTTTTGAAATTAAGCGGCTTTAATTGCCAAAATATGGATGAGTGGGACCAAAATCAGGTCCAAAAG GGTAAAAACTTGGCGGAGATACCAATTTGTGAAGAAGCTGAAATAAGCCCAGATGAATTCGGCAGCCCGTTACACCACGATAGCAGAGGGAAATACGACTTGATTGATTTGTCACAAAAGAGAG ccttAGTCTCAAATGTAACGGACGCAGTGGAAATGTTGATCCAACACTTCTCCTCGGCCACTGACCAAGCTGAGTTGGCCTTCCTAGGAGACTCTAAACAGTCTCCTGCCTGCGCTAAAATTGCCCTAAATGCCCTTTGCCCGGCTTTATACGCCGTTTTCAGGGACGGCCTGAAGGACAACATTGAAACCTCCTTTGGAGCCGTAAACAACTCTGTGTGGCAAATGGTCGAGACTACAGCAAGACAGGGGCCGATAACAAAATCCTTGAACGAGTTGGTGTTGAGAATCAATAGTGAGGATGCTGTCACGGAGGGGCTGGTTAAATTCAACGCCTTCATTCTGGGACTATTGAA CGCGCAATCGGTGGACGCGTGGGTATCATACGTGCGCACACGAGAGTCGGTGCTGAGCAAAGCGTACAACGCGGACTCACTTCTACTCGCCGGGGTGCAGTCGCCGCGCTGCCGCGCCCTGCTGGATTCACTGCAGGCCGCGCTGGAGCCGCTGCGGCTGCTGCCCTTCTCGCTCGACCTCATGTTCGAGATGCGGGAGTTGCACCGCAGCTTCAAGAAGATCGAGAGTGACATGCGCGCTGCTAGTCGG CCTACCTCGATTAACACCCCACCACTAACACTGAACCAGCGGAATCTACTGAAACTGGTGCGCTCCATGCAATCGAGCGGGCTTTCGAGCGACGACTGTCAAACCAGCGTTATTATGAGGCACAAGGAGCCTAAAAATAAGGAGCCATCCACCCCGGACCTTCTGAACGACTCCGCTAACGTAAAGACCGCGGTAGAGAAAAACAGACCCCGCTCCTGCGTGAATCCTTCGGCGATAGGGTACGACCTGTGTCCGAACAACAGCAGGATAGAGTTATTAGAGAACAACCGGCGCTGGTCCGGGGTGCAGCTGGGCTCGAAGCTGATGCAGGCGTTCGACCGGCTGGTGTTCGACGACAGCGACGACTACACGGACAGCCTGGAGACCAACAAGCCGGCgcggcccgccgccgccgccgccgccgactcAAG CTGGAGTGCAGTGGCGAAGAATGGCGGCCAGGCTCGGCCAGCAGCGGACAAAGCGCGGCGGCCAGCGGCCACTCAGGTGGCAAGTTCCGCAAGCTGCAACTCAAGTGGGAGCTGCTCAGCAACGCCGAGAGCCCCTCTTCACCATCTG GAGAAACATCCCCCGCAGCGACGCGCGGCTCTAAAATTCCGCGGCCCGTGTCGTCACCCGTGCGGCCGGCGGCGCCCGCCGTCACCGAGCCCGCCAAGAATGCCCACAG GGGCATCCCGGTGCCGGTGCGCAAGGGCACATCCCCGACGGCGAGCACCGCTGCGCGCACGCCCGCCAGAGCCACCTCCGCCAAGCGGCCGCAGCCCGCCAACAG GACGTCGCGAGTGGACGGGCTGCACGCGTCGCCGGCGCCGCGGCCCGCCTCGCTGCCGTAcggccgcgcgccgccgcccgccgcgccgcgccgcgccgcctccTCCTCCGCCGCCCGCCACCACTCCGCCACGACGCACCAGAAACACAA ATACGTGA